One window of the Benincasa hispida cultivar B227 chromosome 3, ASM972705v1, whole genome shotgun sequence genome contains the following:
- the LOC120074244 gene encoding NAC domain-containing protein 10-like translates to MAWFDNTEDAFGSTICPACAHPLEVEGGLFEDWGRLPAGVKFDPSDQQILEHLEAKVKGDNRKLHPLIHQFIPTLDGEDGICYTHPQYLPGMKKDGGIRHFFHRPSKAYTAGTRKRRKVKTEEEEGRDTRWHKTGKTRAVSGGVMGFKKILVLYSNYGNQRKPEKTNWIMHQYHLGVTEQEKDGQWVASKVFFQLHPRQTSPVFVDNTTTNNNPIITSDSMYQIRGGEGSSLCLNNAHTFNPLSSNDF, encoded by the exons ATGGCGTGGTTCGATAACACAGAGGATGCATTTGGAAGCACAATTTGCCCAGCATGTGCGCATCCTCTTGAGGTTgag GGGGGATTATTTGAGGATTGGGGGAGGCTACCAGCGGGAGTGAAGTTCGATCCAAGCGACCAACAAATTCTGGAACATTTAGAAGCCAAAGTGAAAGGGGATAATCGAAAGCTTCATCCTCTCATCCATCAATTCATTCCCACATTAGACGGAGAGGATGGCATTTGTTACACCCACCCTCAATATCTTCCCg GAATGAAGAAAGATGGGGGAATCCGACACTTTTTTCACAGGCCATCAAAAGCATACACAGCAGGCACAAGAAAACGCAGAAAAGTTaaaacagaagaagaagaaggcagaGACACAAGATGGCACAAAACCGGCAAGACAAGGGCAGTGAGCGGCGGTGTGATGGGTTTCAAGAAGATTTTagttttgtattcaaattatgGGAACCAAAGGAAGCCTGAAAAGACTAACTGGATAATGCATCAGTATCATTTGGGTGTTACAGAGCAGGAGAAAGATGGTCAATGGGTGGCTTCAAAAGTCTTCTTCCAATTACACCCTCGCCAAACCTCTCCAGTTTTTGTTGATAACACTACCACCAACAACAACCCAATCATTACTTCTGATTCTATGTATCAAATAAGGGGAGGAGAAGGCTCTTCTCTTTGTTTGAATAATGCCCACACATTCAACCCATTAAGTTCAAATGATTtctaa